A single window of Gammaproteobacteria bacterium DNA harbors:
- the pepN gene encoding aminopeptidase N, with the protein MKTDTPHPVLLKDYTPPPFLVDRIELDVDFRPDEARVTTTLAVRRNSAVRAAGASLTLDGDELETISVSIDGNPLLQERYSLSATQLTITDVPDAFTLQTVCRIRPDTNTKLSGLYRSANGYFTQCEAQGFRRITWFPDRPDVMSLYVVTLHADKTTLPLLLSNGNPVGSGDEPDGRHWARWEDPFPKPCYLFALVAADLEVLRDTYRTRSGRTVELAVYVESGKLDQCAHAMEALKKSMRWDEDVFGLECDLDHYMIVAVGDFNMGAMENKGLNIFNTKYVLARPDIATDTDYTNIDRVVAHEYFHNWTGNRVTCRDWFQLSLKEGLTVFRDQQFGIDTHGGISRIRDVRSLRAAQFPEDAGPMAHPVRPGSYVEINNFYTATVYQKGAEVVRMIHTLIGAEAFRRGMDLYFARHDGQAVTCDDFVVAMADASGADLSQFMRWYDQAGTPHVTASGRHDAAARRYTLTLKQSCPTHPENRPYHIPVSIGLVTRDGADLSLRIPGGPDATQRVLSLTGTEQEFVFEGIDTAPVPSLLRGFSAPVVLDFPYTDEDLARLLGHDSDPFNRWEAGQRLASRLILAATTALSAGSMPAWSEDFAQAAARVLAKADADPAFAAEALTLPAEATLAEHLETVDPDALHAARNGLRRFLAERLGKEFEACYARLAPTTAYRPDGADAGRRALRNLCLAYLTELDTPAARALAMRQFETADNMTDQFAALSALAQCTGPERQRALDDFYSCWQREALVVNKWLTIQATSRHPDALHDVTRLTGHPAFDLRNPNKVYALLGGFGANHVRFHAADGAGYRFMAGQILRLDAINPQVAARLARSFDRWRRFDTAHQAQARIALESLRTHPGLSRDVFEIVERALA; encoded by the coding sequence ATGAAAACCGACACCCCGCATCCCGTCCTGCTCAAGGACTACACACCTCCGCCCTTTCTGGTCGACCGCATCGAGCTGGACGTCGATTTTCGTCCGGATGAGGCCCGCGTCACCACAACGCTGGCCGTGCGGCGCAATTCCGCCGTGCGCGCGGCCGGCGCATCACTCACGCTGGACGGCGATGAGCTGGAGACAATCAGTGTTTCCATTGACGGCAACCCGCTGTTACAGGAGCGCTACTCGCTCTCCGCCACGCAGCTCACGATCACGGACGTCCCCGACGCCTTTACGCTGCAGACCGTCTGCCGCATCCGCCCTGACACGAACACCAAGCTGTCCGGACTGTACCGCTCGGCCAACGGGTATTTCACCCAGTGCGAGGCGCAAGGTTTCCGTCGCATCACCTGGTTTCCCGATCGCCCGGATGTGATGTCGCTCTACGTGGTCACCCTCCACGCCGACAAAACGACATTGCCGCTGCTGTTGTCGAACGGCAATCCCGTCGGCAGCGGTGATGAACCCGACGGCCGGCACTGGGCACGCTGGGAGGACCCCTTCCCCAAACCCTGCTATCTGTTCGCGCTGGTAGCGGCCGACCTCGAGGTATTGCGCGACACCTACCGCACGCGTTCCGGACGCACGGTCGAGCTCGCCGTCTACGTCGAATCCGGCAAGCTCGATCAGTGCGCACATGCGATGGAGGCGCTGAAGAAATCCATGCGCTGGGACGAGGATGTCTTCGGTCTGGAGTGCGATCTCGATCACTATATGATCGTCGCCGTCGGCGATTTCAATATGGGCGCCATGGAAAACAAGGGCCTGAACATCTTCAATACCAAGTACGTGCTGGCCCGGCCAGACATTGCCACTGACACCGACTACACCAACATCGATCGCGTGGTGGCGCACGAATACTTTCACAACTGGACCGGCAATCGCGTCACCTGCCGCGACTGGTTCCAGCTCTCGCTGAAGGAGGGTCTGACCGTATTCCGTGACCAGCAGTTCGGCATCGACACCCATGGTGGCATCAGCCGCATCCGCGACGTGCGCAGCCTGCGCGCCGCCCAGTTCCCCGAGGACGCCGGACCCATGGCGCATCCGGTGCGCCCCGGTTCCTACGTCGAGATCAATAACTTCTATACCGCCACGGTCTACCAGAAGGGCGCCGAGGTCGTGCGCATGATTCATACGCTGATCGGCGCAGAGGCCTTCCGCCGCGGCATGGATCTCTATTTCGCGCGTCACGACGGCCAGGCGGTGACCTGCGACGACTTTGTTGTGGCGATGGCGGACGCCTCCGGCGCGGATCTGTCGCAGTTCATGCGCTGGTACGATCAGGCCGGCACGCCGCATGTCACGGCAAGCGGCCGCCACGATGCCGCGGCGCGTCGTTATACCCTGACGCTGAAGCAATCCTGCCCCACCCATCCGGAGAACCGGCCGTACCATATCCCGGTGTCGATCGGCCTGGTCACCCGGGACGGCGCCGACCTGTCCTTGCGCATTCCAGGCGGACCGGACGCCACTCAGCGCGTGCTGTCGCTCACCGGGACGGAACAGGAATTCGTCTTCGAGGGTATCGATACGGCGCCGGTGCCTTCCCTGCTGCGCGGTTTTTCCGCGCCGGTGGTGCTGGACTTCCCGTATACGGATGAGGATCTGGCCCGATTACTCGGGCACGACAGCGACCCCTTCAACCGCTGGGAGGCCGGTCAACGCCTGGCGAGCCGCCTGATCCTCGCCGCGACCACCGCGCTGTCCGCAGGGAGCATGCCGGCCTGGTCCGAGGATTTCGCGCAGGCCGCCGCGCGCGTACTCGCGAAGGCCGATGCCGACCCCGCTTTCGCGGCCGAGGCGCTCACCCTGCCGGCGGAGGCCACACTGGCGGAACACCTCGAGACAGTCGATCCCGACGCCCTGCACGCCGCGCGCAACGGCCTGCGCCGCTTTCTCGCCGAGCGCCTCGGCAAGGAGTTCGAGGCCTGCTACGCGCGCCTGGCGCCGACCACCGCTTACCGGCCCGATGGCGCCGACGCCGGGCGGCGCGCCCTGCGCAACCTGTGCCTCGCTTACCTGACCGAACTGGACACGCCGGCCGCGCGCGCACTGGCGATGCGCCAATTCGAAACGGCGGACAACATGACGGATCAGTTCGCCGCCCTCAGCGCCCTCGCCCAATGCACGGGACCGGAACGCCAGCGCGCCCTCGACGACTTCTATTCCTGCTGGCAGCGTGAGGCCCTGGTGGTGAACAAATGGCTGACGATTCAGGCCACCAGCCGCCATCCGGATGCCCTGCACGACGTGACACGCCTGACCGGACACCCGGCCTTCGACCTGCGCAACCCGAACAAGGTCTATGCCCTGCTCGGTGGCTTTGGCGCCAACCATGTGCGCTTCCACGCCGCTGATGGTGCCGGTTATCGCTTCATGGCCGGCCAGATCCTGCGCCTGGATGCGATCAACCCGCAGGTCGCGGCCCGCCTCGCGCGAAGTTTTGATCGCTGGCGCCGATTCGATACCGCGCATCAGGCGCAGGCCCGCATCGCGCTGGAATCCCTGCGCACGCATCCCGGCCTGTCGCGCGATGTATTCGAGATCGTTGAGCGCGCATTGGCCTGA
- a CDS encoding efflux RND transporter periplasmic adaptor subunit, with protein MAPPLLKIASDTHSRIHRLPYLTLVTAGIAILLTGCGQGDAATGAGAPQMPAMPVSVIEARAQQVPITIETVGQIEGSKDIEVRARVSGTLTRQAYQEGDPVKAGATLFTIDREPFEIALAQERATLEQAQADLTQAEREAARLKSLVEEKAVSRKEYDDAATTLQTAQAAVTAGEARVRDAELNLSYTDVVAPITGVTGRAQHSLGTLITAGSDSGLLTTMSSIDPVWVRFSFSEEETLQLRTQGDKAAVKLTLADGSLYDVTGKLNFTASTVDTQTGMVQMRAEFSNPGRLLLPGQFVRVQVIVGQREAYLVPQAALAQTEQGKVLFLVSPENTVAPRPVETAGWSNHDWVITQGLAPGDKVIIDNLMKLRPGAPVAPHAPGTPPAPPAAAKP; from the coding sequence ATGGCGCCTCCATTGCTCAAAATTGCCAGCGACACCCATTCACGAATTCACCGCTTGCCGTACCTGACACTCGTGACGGCAGGCATCGCGATCCTGCTGACCGGCTGCGGCCAGGGCGATGCGGCCACGGGTGCGGGCGCGCCGCAGATGCCCGCCATGCCGGTATCGGTCATCGAAGCGAGGGCGCAACAGGTCCCGATCACGATTGAAACCGTCGGCCAGATCGAAGGCTCCAAGGACATCGAGGTGCGCGCGCGCGTCTCCGGCACCCTGACCCGCCAGGCGTACCAGGAAGGCGACCCGGTCAAGGCCGGCGCCACGCTGTTCACCATCGACCGCGAACCGTTCGAGATCGCCCTCGCGCAGGAACGCGCCACCCTGGAACAGGCCCAGGCCGATCTTACACAAGCCGAGCGGGAGGCCGCGCGCCTCAAGTCGCTGGTCGAGGAAAAGGCCGTCAGCCGCAAGGAATACGATGATGCCGCCACGACGCTGCAAACGGCGCAGGCCGCGGTCACGGCCGGCGAAGCCAGGGTACGTGATGCCGAGCTCAACCTCTCATACACCGACGTCGTCGCGCCGATCACGGGAGTCACGGGTCGCGCCCAGCATTCGCTCGGCACCCTGATCACGGCCGGCTCCGATTCCGGCCTGCTGACCACGATGAGCAGCATCGATCCGGTCTGGGTGCGCTTTTCGTTTTCCGAGGAGGAAACTCTCCAGTTGCGCACGCAAGGGGACAAAGCCGCCGTGAAGCTGACCCTGGCCGATGGCAGCCTCTATGACGTGACGGGCAAACTCAACTTCACCGCCTCTACGGTGGACACGCAGACCGGCATGGTGCAGATGCGCGCCGAATTCTCCAATCCCGGCCGACTGCTGCTGCCCGGCCAGTTCGTTCGTGTCCAGGTCATCGTCGGCCAACGCGAGGCCTATCTGGTCCCGCAGGCCGCATTGGCGCAGACCGAACAGGGCAAGGTCCTCTTCCTCGTCTCGCCGGAGAACACCGTGGCGCCGCGTCCGGTGGAAACCGCCGGCTGGTCGAATCACGATTGGGTCATCACGCAGGGACTGGCGCCCGGAGACAAGGTCATCATCGACAATCTGATGAAGCTGCGTCCCGGCGCCCCGGTCGCGCCCCACGCCCCGGGCACGCCGCCAGCCCCTCCGGCGGCGGCCAAACCCTGA
- a CDS encoding multidrug efflux RND transporter permease subunit, protein MSRFFIERPIFASVLAIIIVLAGLVAANILPIAQYPEIAPPTVTISASYPGASAETLAKTVAAPIEEQLSGVEDLLYYNSTSASNGTINITATFEVGTDIDKATFNVNNRVQLATPRLPEEVRRNGVTVAKRSQNILLVVALRSPDDSRDMLFLSNYATQNIVDELKRIPGTADIIVFGARDYSMRIWLKPDRMAQLGLTTADITAAINAQNAQYAAGKIGAAPAPEGQQLVYTVTAQGRMLEPEEFGRIILRSNGPNGVLRLKDVARVELGAQSYDQANTVNGQPAVALGVFLQSGANALDVADDIRARMEELKHDRFPAGVDYLIPYDTTRFVSASIEAVVHTLLEAAVLVLLVVFVFLQSWRATLIPMIAVPVSLIGTFAGLWLFGFSINTLTLFAMVLAVGIVVDDAIVVLENVERLMREQKLKPFEAAVEAMREVQNAVIGIVLSLVAVFLPVAFLGGIAGQLYRQFAVTVAIAVTLSGVVALTLTPTLCALLLKPRERENGGISARLFRPFNRFFAWLTRHFLGAVTLAIRHRIVSLAAFAAVLGLSGLLFLRIPGSFVPVEDMGYIITVAQLPDGATLERTMKTTEQLRGMMAGNEAIENIFIVNGFDLVTGSNKTNSATIFMPLKPWHERKQTAQELVQEVSGKGFMLSDGLAFAINPPSIRGLGSTGGFELYVRGRENPDTQRLAQVTNDFVAELGKDPVLESLRSLYRPTTPQLRVDVDREKALALGVPVSDVFAALQAQMGSLYVNDFNKAGRTYRVTIQADASYRARPEDLGNIYVRSTTTGAMIPLKALIQVQSIIGPELLERYNGYISAKVIGNAKHGYSSGEAIRAVERVAARSLPKGYDVAWTGQAFQEKRTGTASVFAFGFALIMVYLILAALYERWGVPMSVLLAVPFAVLGALGFVFLRGMENNIYFQIGLVVLIGLAAKNAILIAEFAMQGMSEGKKAVEAAMEAARLRFRPIVMTSLAFVFGVVPLVLATGAGAAARQSMGSGVFGGMIVATFIAPIFVPLFFTLLARKPRPVHSHDHHGPTHPTAPEGQP, encoded by the coding sequence ATGTCAAGATTTTTCATCGAACGTCCCATTTTCGCCTCCGTGCTGGCCATCATCATCGTGCTGGCCGGCCTGGTCGCCGCGAACATCCTGCCGATCGCGCAGTATCCCGAGATCGCGCCACCCACCGTGACGATTTCGGCGAGCTATCCGGGCGCCTCCGCCGAGACACTGGCCAAGACCGTCGCCGCGCCAATCGAGGAACAGCTCTCCGGCGTGGAGGATCTGCTCTACTACAACTCGACCTCGGCCTCCAATGGCACCATCAATATCACGGCAACCTTCGAGGTGGGCACCGACATCGACAAAGCCACCTTCAACGTCAACAACCGCGTCCAGCTCGCCACCCCGCGCCTGCCCGAAGAAGTCCGGCGCAACGGCGTCACCGTGGCGAAGCGTTCGCAGAACATACTGCTGGTGGTGGCGTTGCGCTCGCCCGACGACAGCCGCGACATGCTCTTTCTGTCCAATTACGCCACCCAGAACATCGTCGATGAACTGAAGCGCATCCCGGGCACGGCGGACATCATCGTGTTCGGCGCGCGCGATTACTCCATGCGCATCTGGCTCAAGCCGGACCGGATGGCGCAGCTCGGCCTGACCACCGCCGACATCACCGCTGCGATCAATGCGCAGAACGCCCAGTATGCCGCCGGCAAGATCGGCGCCGCCCCAGCGCCCGAAGGCCAGCAACTGGTCTACACCGTCACCGCGCAGGGACGAATGCTGGAGCCGGAGGAATTCGGCCGGATCATCCTGCGCTCGAATGGACCGAATGGGGTGCTGCGATTGAAGGACGTCGCGCGCGTCGAGCTCGGCGCGCAGAGCTATGACCAGGCCAATACCGTAAACGGCCAGCCCGCCGTCGCGCTCGGCGTGTTCCTCCAGAGCGGCGCCAACGCGCTCGACGTGGCGGATGACATCCGGGCCAGGATGGAGGAGCTGAAGCACGATCGCTTCCCCGCGGGCGTCGATTACCTCATCCCCTACGACACCACCCGCTTCGTCTCCGCCTCCATCGAGGCGGTCGTGCACACATTGCTCGAGGCCGCGGTGCTGGTGCTGCTGGTAGTCTTCGTCTTCCTGCAGAGCTGGCGCGCGACCCTGATTCCGATGATCGCCGTGCCGGTCTCCCTCATCGGCACCTTCGCCGGGTTGTGGCTGTTCGGGTTCTCGATCAACACGCTTACGCTGTTTGCGATGGTGCTGGCGGTCGGCATCGTGGTCGACGACGCCATCGTGGTGCTGGAAAACGTCGAGCGCCTGATGCGCGAGCAGAAGCTGAAGCCGTTCGAAGCCGCGGTGGAAGCGATGCGCGAAGTTCAGAACGCGGTCATCGGCATCGTGCTGTCGCTGGTGGCGGTATTCCTGCCGGTCGCCTTTCTCGGCGGCATCGCCGGCCAGCTCTATCGCCAGTTCGCGGTGACGGTCGCCATCGCCGTAACGCTGTCCGGCGTAGTCGCCCTAACCCTGACGCCGACGCTGTGCGCGCTGCTGCTCAAGCCGCGCGAACGGGAAAACGGCGGCATCTCCGCGCGGCTGTTCCGTCCTTTCAACCGATTCTTCGCCTGGCTGACGCGCCACTTCCTCGGCGCGGTCACGCTGGCGATCCGGCACCGCATCGTCTCGCTGGCCGCCTTCGCCGCCGTACTCGGGCTGTCCGGCCTCCTGTTCCTGCGCATCCCCGGCAGCTTCGTCCCGGTGGAGGACATGGGTTACATCATCACCGTGGCCCAGTTGCCCGACGGCGCCACGCTGGAACGCACGATGAAGACCACCGAGCAGCTGCGCGGCATGATGGCCGGTAACGAGGCGATCGAGAACATCTTCATCGTCAACGGATTCGACCTCGTCACCGGCAGCAACAAGACCAATTCCGCGACGATCTTCATGCCGCTCAAGCCCTGGCATGAACGCAAGCAGACCGCCCAGGAGCTGGTGCAGGAAGTAAGCGGCAAGGGCTTCATGCTCTCCGACGGCCTCGCCTTCGCGATCAATCCACCCTCGATCCGCGGCCTGGGCTCCACCGGCGGTTTCGAGCTATATGTGCGTGGCCGCGAGAACCCCGACACCCAGCGTCTCGCCCAGGTGACCAATGATTTCGTCGCCGAGCTCGGCAAGGACCCGGTGCTGGAATCGCTGCGCAGCCTGTACCGTCCGACCACGCCGCAACTGCGCGTCGACGTCGATCGCGAGAAGGCGCTGGCGCTGGGTGTGCCTGTCAGCGACGTCTTCGCCGCGCTGCAGGCCCAGATGGGATCGCTCTACGTCAACGACTTCAACAAGGCGGGACGCACCTACCGCGTCACCATCCAGGCTGACGCGTCTTACCGCGCCAGGCCGGAAGATCTCGGCAACATCTATGTGCGCTCAACCACCACCGGCGCCATGATCCCGCTCAAGGCTCTCATACAGGTACAGTCCATCATCGGGCCCGAGCTGCTCGAACGCTACAACGGCTACATCTCCGCCAAAGTGATCGGTAATGCCAAGCACGGCTACAGCTCGGGCGAGGCCATCAGGGCGGTCGAGCGCGTCGCCGCGCGCAGCCTGCCCAAGGGTTACGACGTCGCCTGGACCGGGCAGGCCTTCCAGGAGAAGCGTACCGGAACGGCCTCGGTGTTCGCCTTCGGCTTCGCGCTCATCATGGTGTACCTGATCCTGGCGGCGCTGTATGAACGCTGGGGCGTACCCATGTCCGTGCTGCTCGCCGTCCCGTTCGCCGTGCTGGGCGCGCTCGGATTCGTGTTCCTGCGCGGCATGGAAAACAACATCTATTTCCAGATCGGCCTCGTGGTGCTGATCGGCCTCGCGGCCAAGAACGCCATCCTGATCGCGGAATTCGCCATGCAGGGGATGAGCGAGGGCAAGAAGGCGGTGGAAGCCGCAATGGAGGCGGCGCGGCTGCGCTTCCGGCCCATCGTGATGACCTCGCTCGCCTTCGTGTTCGGCGTGGTGCCGCTGGTCCTCGCCACTGGCGCCGGTGCCGCGGCGCGGCAGTCCATGGGCTCGGGTGTGTTCGGCGGCATGATCGTCGCGACGTTCATTGCGCCGATCTTCGTCCCGCTCTTCTTCACCCTGCTCGCGCGTAAACCGCGACCGGTCCATTCCCATGATCATCACGGACCGACGCATCCGACCGCACCGGAGGGCCAGCCATGA